The Gemmatimonadota bacterium genome has a segment encoding these proteins:
- a CDS encoding exonuclease domain-containing protein has protein sequence MIGLTAHPNGTLVERAIELLRAGPLGADALALRVLGLPNAPTAVAERLATALLGSDPRVRQQASGLWSLVAVAHGSPLLEECAFAVVDVETTGMHAVGDDRITEIAVVVVEGARREVVFDSLVNPGRPIPSRITELTGISDAMVSTAPPFNEIADQVVAALAGRVFVAHNARFDWGFVGAEVKRSRDLALDGPRLCTVRLARRLVRNEPSYSLGALAVRFGLEFSARHRAAGDAVVTGMLLQRLLGTAREKGARTLAELEVMHRTPVRELPL, from the coding sequence GTGATCGGACTCACGGCACATCCCAATGGCACGCTGGTCGAGCGCGCCATCGAGTTGCTGCGCGCGGGTCCGCTGGGCGCCGATGCCCTCGCGCTGCGGGTGCTGGGGCTGCCGAATGCACCGACGGCCGTCGCCGAAAGACTTGCAACCGCGTTGCTCGGTTCCGATCCTCGGGTCCGGCAGCAGGCGAGTGGTTTGTGGTCGCTGGTGGCCGTCGCCCACGGCTCGCCCCTCCTCGAAGAGTGCGCGTTCGCGGTCGTCGACGTCGAGACGACGGGAATGCACGCGGTCGGCGATGACCGCATCACCGAGATTGCTGTGGTGGTCGTCGAAGGTGCGCGTCGTGAAGTCGTCTTCGATTCCCTGGTCAATCCCGGCCGCCCCATTCCCTCGCGCATCACGGAACTCACCGGGATCAGCGATGCCATGGTGAGTACTGCTCCGCCGTTCAACGAGATCGCCGATCAGGTCGTGGCGGCGCTGGCGGGACGTGTGTTCGTTGCGCACAACGCCCGCTTCGACTGGGGATTCGTCGGCGCCGAAGTGAAGCGCAGCCGCGATCTTGCCCTGGATGGACCGCGGCTGTGCACCGTGCGGCTCGCTCGCCGGCTGGTGCGCAACGAGCCGTCGTACTCGCTCGGCGCGCTCGCGGTACGGTTCGGACTCGAGTTCTCGGCGCGGCACCGTGCGGCCGGCGATGCTGTTGTCACCGGGATGTTGCTGCAGCGCCTGCTCGGCACTGCGCGCGAGAAGGGAGCACGCACGCTTGCCGAACTCGAGGTGATGCACCGGACGCCGGTCAGGGAGTTGCCGCTATGA
- the rplT gene encoding 50S ribosomal protein L20 — translation MPRVTNGPAHHARKKKIMEAAKGGFGARSKLYKAAKENVERGMAYAYRDRRKKKGDFRTLWITRIGAAARMHEMSYSRLMFGLKQAGVEINRKVLADLAVNDADAFAKLAEVAKSHQG, via the coding sequence ATGCCACGCGTAACCAACGGGCCAGCCCACCACGCCCGCAAGAAGAAGATCATGGAGGCCGCGAAGGGCGGCTTCGGCGCCCGGAGCAAGCTCTACAAGGCCGCCAAGGAAAACGTCGAACGGGGTATGGCATACGCCTACCGCGATCGTCGCAAGAAGAAGGGCGACTTCCGGACCCTGTGGATCACGCGCATCGGCGCGGCGGCACGGATGCACGAGATGTCCTACTCGCGCCTGATGTTCGGCCTCAAGCAGGCCGGCGTCGAAATCAACCGCAAGGTGCTCGCCGACCTCGCCGTGAATGATGCCGACGCGTTCGCGAAGCTGGCCGAGGTCGCGAAGTCGCACCAGGGGTGA
- a CDS encoding redox-sensing transcriptional repressor Rex, with product MLPRKIADSTVRRLAIYLRFLEEFDHQGRDTLSSEALARRAGTTSAQVRKDLSFFGSFGKRGLGYDVHALAERLREILGLVRRYRVILVGAGRLAGALVKFSGFSARGFDIVAVVDKDPAKIGRTWGSLEIQDVSRLEAVVRDERVDIAILVTPGDPAQGLVDRLVAVGVTAILSFAPVQLQVPDGVDVKNVNLAIELETLSYSLQHRVHT from the coding sequence ATGCTGCCGCGCAAGATTGCCGACTCGACCGTTCGCCGCCTGGCGATCTACCTGCGCTTCCTCGAAGAGTTCGATCATCAGGGGCGCGATACCCTGTCCTCCGAAGCACTGGCCCGGCGCGCCGGCACCACCTCGGCGCAGGTCAGGAAGGACCTCTCCTTCTTCGGGTCGTTCGGCAAGCGTGGGCTCGGCTATGATGTACACGCGCTCGCCGAGCGCCTTCGCGAGATCCTCGGGCTGGTGCGCAGGTATCGCGTCATTCTGGTCGGCGCCGGGCGACTGGCCGGGGCGCTGGTCAAGTTCTCCGGATTCAGCGCCCGTGGCTTCGACATCGTGGCGGTGGTGGACAAGGACCCCGCCAAGATCGGTCGGACCTGGGGAAGTCTCGAGATTCAGGATGTCTCGCGACTCGAAGCGGTGGTCCGGGACGAACGCGTCGATATTGCCATCCTGGTGACGCCGGGCGATCCGGCGCAGGGGCTGGTGGATCGACTGGTCGCGGTTGGTGTCACCGCGATTCTGTCCTTCGCCCCGGTGCAGCTGCAGGTCCCCGATGGTGTCGACGTGAAGAACGTCAATCTCGCCATCGAACTCGAAACACTCTCGTATTCGCTTCAGCATCGAGTGCACACATGA
- the infC gene encoding translation initiation factor IF-3, with the protein MGCPFFTGLQRGNGPLSSFERERRVRVNRQIRISPVRVVTAEGEQLGVLSIEEALAAAVERGLDLVEVAPMARPPVVKIMDYGKFKFEEAKAARAAKKKQHVIHLKEVKYRPGIDDHDFDFKTRHAREFLGEGNKVKVTMMFRGRQIAHTELGKAVLDRVAAALADIGKVEQDAKLDGRNMIMVLAPK; encoded by the coding sequence GTGGGGTGTCCTTTTTTTACTGGTCTCCAACGAGGGAATGGCCCACTGTCCAGCTTCGAGCGTGAGCGTCGGGTTCGAGTGAATCGGCAGATCCGGATTTCGCCGGTTCGCGTGGTGACTGCGGAAGGGGAACAACTCGGCGTACTCTCGATTGAAGAGGCGCTGGCGGCGGCGGTAGAGCGCGGTCTCGACCTCGTCGAGGTCGCCCCGATGGCCCGCCCCCCCGTGGTCAAGATCATGGACTACGGAAAGTTCAAGTTCGAAGAGGCCAAGGCAGCACGGGCGGCCAAGAAGAAGCAGCACGTGATTCACCTGAAGGAAGTGAAGTACCGGCCGGGCATCGACGACCACGACTTCGACTTCAAGACCCGCCACGCCCGGGAGTTCCTGGGTGAAGGGAACAAGGTGAAGGTGACGATGATGTTCCGCGGTCGACAGATTGCGCACACGGAGCTGGGGAAGGCGGTCCTCGACCGCGTGGCCGCAGCCCTCGCCGACATCGGCAAGGTCGAGCAGGACGCCAAGCTCGACGGACGTAACATGATCATGGTGCTCGCGCCGAAATAA
- the pheT gene encoding phenylalanine--tRNA ligase subunit beta: MKVSRRWLEAFLRRPLEARDVAARLAMLGAPVDAIVPVGADLGAFVVGLVTDVRPHPNADKLRVTTVDDGSGALFSVVCGAPNVVAGAKYPFARLGTTMPGGLVIEKRKLRGELSEGMLCSARELGLGQDHDGLLTLDTDAAPGTPLVNVLDAGDEQLEIDVTPNRPDLLGHKGVARELATSYGIPYRLPEIPDLVGVDLPTPVRYADEAVVGGIRVAVADAGCGRFLGAVIRGVKVGPSPEWLRRRLESVGSRSINNVVDVSNYILLELNQPTHAYDAATLRGPAIMARAAHAGESVTTLDGVARPLAEGALVIADAERVIGIAGVMGGRDTEVTDATTDIFLECAWFEPSHVRKARRAAGLSTDASQRFERGTDRWGAVDAFRRCIRMIITVAGGQLGGDTVDCTPVPAFPPRIFLRPARVAQVLGVTLPWIEIEKHLVAIGATVVSKPDDQRIAVDVPGWRPDITTEIDLVEEIARLHGYENIPIDLRPFRPGHRSDDAGWGAAARVRIGLAALGLSEVMTLPMVNESHDIAPRLLNPLSAEHGSLRSTLVPSLVHHVESNWANQVGDVRLFEVGTTFNHVAAGSPPTESLHAAFAVTGSRQPAHWSAAGKSAPWDAWDARALFERLVALAQPEATVQVDGGAWIARGQSGEVVGRCAPASADAPPWATAVYVGEVAVAEAGRPVAGFRETPAYPASTRDLALLVPVARPVIEITAMLESRGKRQGLESVTVVDEYRGASLPEGTRSVAVRLVFRATDRTLTDTEVEQAVGRLRASLERELDVTLRST, encoded by the coding sequence ATGAAGGTCTCTCGTCGCTGGCTCGAAGCATTTCTTCGCCGCCCGCTCGAGGCGCGCGATGTGGCGGCACGCCTTGCCATGCTTGGCGCACCGGTTGACGCGATCGTGCCCGTGGGCGCCGATCTGGGCGCGTTCGTGGTGGGTCTGGTGACCGACGTGCGGCCGCATCCCAACGCCGACAAGTTGCGCGTCACAACCGTCGACGACGGAAGCGGCGCCTTGTTCAGCGTGGTCTGCGGGGCGCCCAACGTCGTGGCTGGCGCGAAATATCCGTTCGCGCGCCTGGGCACGACGATGCCCGGCGGCCTCGTGATCGAGAAGCGGAAGTTGCGGGGAGAATTGTCGGAGGGAATGCTCTGTTCGGCCCGCGAACTCGGGCTGGGCCAGGACCACGATGGCCTGCTGACGCTCGACACCGATGCGGCGCCGGGTACGCCACTGGTGAACGTGCTCGATGCCGGCGACGAGCAGCTGGAGATCGACGTCACCCCGAATCGCCCCGACCTGTTGGGACACAAGGGGGTCGCGCGCGAGTTGGCGACATCCTACGGCATTCCGTATCGCCTCCCGGAGATTCCGGATCTCGTCGGTGTCGATTTGCCGACCCCGGTGCGATACGCTGATGAAGCCGTCGTTGGCGGGATTCGCGTCGCCGTCGCCGACGCCGGTTGTGGCCGGTTCCTCGGCGCCGTGATCCGCGGCGTGAAGGTCGGACCTTCGCCGGAGTGGTTGCGGCGTCGGCTCGAGAGCGTCGGGTCGCGATCAATCAATAACGTGGTTGATGTCAGCAACTACATCCTGCTCGAGCTCAATCAGCCCACACACGCTTATGACGCCGCGACATTGCGCGGGCCCGCGATCATGGCGCGTGCGGCCCACGCTGGCGAGTCGGTGACCACGCTTGATGGTGTGGCCCGACCGCTCGCCGAGGGCGCGCTGGTCATCGCCGATGCCGAGCGAGTGATTGGCATCGCCGGAGTGATGGGCGGCCGGGACACCGAAGTCACCGATGCCACCACGGATATCTTCCTCGAGTGCGCCTGGTTCGAACCGTCGCACGTCCGAAAGGCGCGTCGTGCCGCAGGGCTCTCGACCGATGCTTCACAACGCTTCGAGCGCGGGACCGACCGGTGGGGTGCCGTCGACGCGTTCCGTCGTTGTATCCGGATGATCATTACCGTGGCCGGCGGGCAGCTCGGCGGTGACACAGTGGATTGCACGCCGGTGCCCGCGTTTCCGCCGCGCATTTTCCTCCGTCCCGCACGGGTGGCGCAGGTGCTCGGTGTCACCTTGCCGTGGATCGAGATCGAGAAGCACCTCGTCGCGATCGGCGCGACGGTGGTCAGCAAGCCGGACGATCAGCGTATTGCCGTGGATGTTCCCGGCTGGCGTCCGGACATCACGACCGAAATCGATCTCGTCGAGGAGATCGCGCGGCTGCACGGCTATGAAAATATCCCGATCGACTTGCGCCCGTTCCGACCCGGTCACCGCAGCGACGATGCGGGTTGGGGCGCCGCAGCGCGGGTTCGCATCGGACTGGCCGCGCTCGGCCTCTCGGAAGTGATGACGCTGCCGATGGTGAACGAGTCCCACGACATCGCGCCCCGACTGCTCAACCCCCTCTCCGCCGAGCACGGTTCGCTACGGTCAACGCTGGTGCCTTCGCTGGTGCATCACGTCGAGAGCAACTGGGCGAACCAGGTCGGCGATGTGCGTCTCTTCGAAGTCGGCACCACCTTCAATCACGTGGCAGCGGGATCGCCGCCGACCGAGTCGCTGCACGCCGCGTTCGCCGTGACCGGCTCTCGGCAACCGGCTCACTGGTCCGCGGCAGGAAAGTCGGCGCCCTGGGATGCATGGGACGCCCGCGCACTCTTCGAACGGCTCGTGGCTCTGGCGCAACCCGAAGCAACGGTTCAAGTTGACGGGGGGGCGTGGATCGCCCGGGGCCAGTCCGGCGAAGTCGTCGGGCGCTGTGCACCGGCGTCGGCCGACGCACCGCCCTGGGCGACAGCTGTCTATGTCGGCGAGGTGGCGGTGGCCGAAGCGGGCCGGCCGGTTGCGGGCTTCCGCGAAACGCCGGCGTACCCGGCGAGCACCCGTGACCTGGCACTCCTGGTCCCGGTCGCCCGTCCGGTCATCGAGATCACGGCGATGCTCGAATCCCGGGGCAAGCGCCAGGGGCTCGAGTCGGTCACCGTGGTCGACGAATATCGAGGTGCCTCGCTTCCCGAAGGCACCCGCAGTGTGGCCGTTCGACTCGTATTCCGCGCCACCGACCGCACCTTGACCGACACCGAAGTGGAACAGGCCGTGGGTCGCCTGCGCGCTTCGCTGGAGCGTGAGCTTGACGTCACCCTACGTTCGACCTGA
- a CDS encoding MBL fold metallo-hydrolase, giving the protein MSGVTTRTIGRLTVHTLEGGLQRLDGGAMFGVVPKPLWERRLAPDARNRIPLAMRALLIEHDDGLVLVETALGNKEGEKFRDIYGVENSGAGGRTTLEDSLALLGHTPADITTVLNTHLHFDHAGGNTFIAADDPERRIQASFPNATYVTHRREFEWATHTNERTQASYLPDNFLPLAEAGKFRFLEGPAGTVVPGVRVMVTPGHVPWHLTVLIESAGEALLFPADVVPTAHHLPLPWIMGYDVEPLRTMESKRALFYRGMAEGWQIVFTHDADTVGGRLVAGERGTELSERIPRPLSSPQSE; this is encoded by the coding sequence ATGAGCGGCGTGACCACGCGCACCATCGGCCGACTCACAGTGCACACTCTCGAAGGTGGACTGCAGCGGCTCGATGGCGGCGCGATGTTCGGGGTGGTGCCGAAGCCGCTCTGGGAGCGGCGGCTGGCCCCGGATGCCCGGAATCGGATTCCGCTGGCGATGCGGGCCCTGTTGATCGAGCACGACGATGGCCTGGTACTGGTCGAGACGGCGCTCGGCAACAAGGAAGGGGAGAAGTTCCGCGACATCTATGGGGTCGAGAACAGCGGAGCCGGCGGCCGCACCACTCTGGAAGATTCGCTCGCGCTGCTCGGACACACGCCCGCAGATATCACAACGGTGCTGAATACCCATCTGCATTTCGATCACGCGGGCGGGAACACCTTCATTGCGGCAGATGATCCGGAGCGACGGATCCAGGCGTCGTTCCCGAACGCGACTTATGTCACCCATCGCCGCGAATTCGAATGGGCCACCCACACCAATGAGCGGACTCAGGCGAGCTACCTGCCGGACAACTTCCTCCCACTCGCTGAGGCAGGGAAGTTCCGCTTCCTCGAGGGGCCGGCTGGTACGGTCGTCCCTGGGGTGCGCGTCATGGTGACCCCGGGGCATGTGCCGTGGCATCTCACCGTCCTGATCGAGAGTGCGGGAGAGGCACTTCTCTTTCCGGCCGATGTGGTGCCCACGGCACATCATCTCCCGTTGCCATGGATCATGGGATACGACGTCGAGCCGCTGCGGACGATGGAGAGCAAGCGAGCGCTCTTCTACCGCGGTATGGCCGAGGGGTGGCAGATCGTGTTCACGCACGACGCGGACACGGTGGGTGGCCGCCTGGTGGCCGGTGAGAGGGGAACTGAGCTCTCCGAACGCATTCCCCGACCCCTCTCATCTCCTCAGTCCGAATAA
- the pheS gene encoding phenylalanine--tRNA ligase subunit alpha has protein sequence MPVSDHPTLQPLRDRLAAVATLDATALEAEEIAILGRKQGALTHQLKALAALPIEEKRLLGGALNQLKSDFEGAFAARRATIAEAGTAHDPTAVDLSMPGRSTWEGTRHPVTLVVEEIVSIFAGLGFTVALGPEVESEALNFGALNFPPDHPAMDMHDTLYLDPLGVERGVGDRLLLRTHTSPVQVRVMQAGPPPYRVVIPGIVYRNDPFDASHAPAFSQIEGLAVDEGITFVDLKATLAHFARKFLGSDTRVRFRPSFFPFTEPSAEMDVGCAICGGSGCSACKGTGWMEILGCGMVHENVLRNCDVDPERFTGFAFGMGPQRIAMQRYALPDIRLLYGGDMRFLTQFGGLGR, from the coding sequence GTGCCCGTGTCCGACCACCCGACGCTGCAACCATTGCGTGACCGCCTCGCGGCGGTTGCCACTCTCGATGCCACCGCCCTCGAGGCCGAGGAGATTGCGATCCTCGGCCGGAAGCAGGGCGCCCTGACGCATCAGCTCAAGGCGCTGGCCGCGCTCCCGATCGAGGAGAAGCGGCTGCTCGGCGGCGCGCTCAATCAGCTGAAGAGCGACTTCGAGGGTGCCTTTGCTGCGCGCCGCGCGACCATTGCCGAAGCCGGCACCGCCCACGATCCGACGGCCGTCGATCTTTCGATGCCGGGCCGGTCCACCTGGGAAGGGACGCGCCATCCCGTCACGCTGGTGGTCGAGGAGATCGTGTCGATCTTCGCCGGCCTTGGCTTCACGGTGGCGCTGGGTCCGGAAGTCGAGAGCGAGGCGCTCAACTTCGGTGCACTCAACTTTCCGCCCGATCATCCCGCGATGGACATGCACGACACGCTCTACCTCGACCCGCTCGGCGTCGAGCGTGGCGTGGGTGACCGCTTGCTCTTGCGGACCCACACCTCGCCGGTACAGGTGCGGGTCATGCAGGCCGGACCGCCGCCGTACCGCGTGGTGATTCCCGGGATCGTCTATCGCAACGATCCATTCGATGCGTCGCACGCGCCCGCGTTCTCGCAGATCGAAGGGCTCGCTGTGGACGAAGGGATCACCTTCGTCGACCTCAAGGCGACGCTGGCGCATTTCGCCCGCAAGTTCCTCGGCAGCGATACGCGCGTGCGGTTCCGCCCGTCGTTCTTTCCGTTCACTGAGCCGTCGGCCGAAATGGACGTCGGCTGCGCGATCTGTGGCGGCTCCGGATGCAGCGCCTGCAAGGGCACTGGCTGGATGGAGATTCTCGGGTGCGGCATGGTGCACGAAAACGTCTTGCGTAACTGCGACGTCGACCCCGAGCGATTCACCGGCTTCGCCTTCGGCATGGGACCACAACGGATTGCCATGCAGCGTTATGCACTGCCCGACATCCGCCTGCTTTATGGTGGCGACATGCGCTTCCTGACGCAGTTCGGGGGACTTGGCCGATGA
- the rpmI gene encoding 50S ribosomal protein L35: MPKQKTKRAAMKRFKLTGTGKIKRGRANKRHILTKKTTKRKNQLGKSALVSSADYRRTIKLLQA, encoded by the coding sequence ATGCCAAAGCAGAAGACCAAGCGCGCAGCGATGAAGCGCTTCAAGTTGACCGGCACGGGAAAGATCAAGCGCGGCCGCGCCAACAAGCGTCACATCCTGACGAAGAAGACGACCAAGCGGAAGAACCAGCTGGGCAAGTCAGCGCTGGTGAGCTCCGCCGACTATCGTCGTACCATCAAGCTGCTTCAGGCCTGA
- the rsmA gene encoding 16S rRNA (adenine(1518)-N(6)/adenine(1519)-N(6))-dimethyltransferase RsmA, with protein sequence MKARKSLGQHFLTDPRLLGRIAAATGAGARDVVLEIGPGKGALTAALLDRGCTVVAIERDERMVITLQRKFAGRNFALVTGDALELDWPALVAPWTVDGFTWRVAGNIPYYITSPLLEKALTAPFPASVTYLVQKEVADRIVAPAAHDDYGALSIGIQAVAEASRLFTVGKGAFSPPPKVDSAVLHLVPRAEPLVTAEQVRPFRTLVTGLFSYRRKRMQKALREALDLSADDSARILAEAEIDPDVRPEVVDVAAFIRLLRVVSA encoded by the coding sequence GTGAAGGCGCGCAAATCCCTCGGCCAGCATTTTCTCACCGACCCGCGGTTGCTGGGGCGCATTGCAGCGGCCACAGGCGCGGGCGCGCGTGACGTCGTCCTCGAGATCGGCCCAGGGAAGGGGGCGCTGACGGCGGCGCTGCTCGATCGGGGCTGCACGGTGGTAGCGATCGAGCGCGACGAGCGAATGGTGATTACCCTGCAGCGCAAATTTGCCGGACGCAATTTCGCGCTGGTCACGGGTGATGCACTCGAACTCGATTGGCCTGCACTCGTCGCCCCGTGGACCGTCGACGGCTTCACCTGGCGGGTGGCAGGCAACATTCCCTACTACATCACCTCGCCGCTGCTCGAGAAGGCGCTCACCGCACCGTTCCCCGCGTCGGTGACCTATCTGGTCCAGAAAGAAGTGGCCGACCGGATTGTCGCTCCGGCAGCACACGACGACTACGGCGCCCTCTCGATCGGCATCCAGGCGGTGGCCGAGGCATCGCGGCTCTTCACGGTCGGGAAGGGAGCCTTCTCGCCGCCGCCTAAGGTCGATTCCGCAGTGCTGCACCTGGTGCCGCGCGCGGAGCCGTTGGTGACGGCGGAGCAGGTCCGGCCATTCCGCACGCTGGTCACGGGCCTCTTCTCCTATCGTCGGAAGCGGATGCAGAAGGCGCTGCGGGAGGCGCTGGATCTTTCCGCCGACGACTCGGCCCGGATCCTTGCCGAGGCCGAGATCGATCCCGACGTCCGGCCAGAGGTGGTCGATGTGGCGGCGTTCATCCGGTTGCTCAGGGTGGTGTCGGCGTAG